The following are encoded in a window of Brevibacillus ruminantium genomic DNA:
- a CDS encoding AbgT family transporter: MHSHQVKSDLHEQQGMGILKWVERIGNKLPNPFMLFLYLIAILFVVTAALSFFNITAMDPIKNEEVHVKNLLSQEGLQWLLPNIIKNFSNFLPLGAILTLMLGVGLAEKVGLLEAVIRKMSLRVNAKYASYLVAFIAFFSHVSSDAAFVIMPPLGALIFLAVGRNPIAGLLAAIAGVGSGFTANMLIVTTDVLLSGISSEISKSVDPAVTVSVLDNWFFMSVSVLLLSAVIGFVTDKFVEPKLGVYEGPKGNVLEDLSPVQKKGLRAAGISALVFIAVMAILVVPEGALLRDPKLGTVVPSPFISGIVPIILLFFFTVAITYGIRVGVIKKQNDIPDLLTDPIKGMAGFIIMVFPLSQFVAMFNWSNMGSFLALFITDLLEHLNMTGAPVIIGLAFLSAFLCMFIASGSAIWSLLAPVFIPMYMALGYHPAFAQITFRIADSSVIPFAIVSPFIPLFLGFLQEYKKDAKLGTYYSLIMPYPIIIFIVWTLLLVVWYFLGLPIGPGVYPKM; the protein is encoded by the coding sequence ATGCATTCGCATCAAGTTAAATCCGATTTACACGAGCAACAGGGAATGGGCATTTTAAAGTGGGTGGAAAGGATCGGGAACAAGCTGCCCAATCCATTCATGCTATTCCTCTATCTGATTGCGATTTTGTTCGTAGTCACGGCAGCACTCTCGTTCTTCAACATTACTGCGATGGATCCGATCAAGAACGAAGAGGTACATGTCAAAAACCTGCTCAGCCAAGAGGGGCTTCAATGGCTGCTTCCCAACATTATCAAAAACTTTTCCAATTTCTTGCCATTGGGTGCGATCCTGACGCTGATGCTCGGTGTCGGATTAGCTGAAAAGGTTGGACTTTTGGAAGCGGTTATCCGCAAGATGTCTCTGCGGGTAAACGCAAAATACGCAAGCTATCTGGTCGCTTTCATCGCTTTTTTTAGCCATGTGTCTTCAGATGCTGCCTTCGTGATTATGCCTCCGCTGGGAGCTTTGATCTTCCTGGCTGTGGGACGAAATCCGATCGCAGGTCTATTGGCTGCCATCGCTGGTGTCGGGTCAGGCTTTACGGCCAATATGCTGATTGTAACGACAGACGTATTGCTCTCCGGGATCAGCTCCGAGATTTCCAAATCCGTCGACCCGGCCGTTACGGTAAGTGTGCTGGACAACTGGTTCTTCATGTCCGTCTCTGTGCTGTTGCTCTCAGCGGTAATTGGCTTTGTGACAGACAAGTTTGTGGAACCGAAATTAGGTGTGTACGAAGGTCCTAAAGGGAATGTGCTGGAGGATCTTTCCCCGGTGCAAAAGAAAGGGCTGCGTGCAGCTGGCATTTCCGCATTGGTCTTTATCGCAGTCATGGCGATTCTCGTCGTGCCAGAGGGTGCGCTTCTGCGTGATCCGAAACTGGGAACGGTCGTGCCATCGCCGTTTATTTCAGGAATTGTGCCGATCATTCTGCTGTTCTTCTTCACAGTTGCGATCACCTACGGTATTCGCGTGGGCGTGATCAAAAAGCAAAATGACATCCCGGATCTGCTGACCGATCCGATCAAGGGCATGGCAGGATTTATCATCATGGTTTTCCCGCTCTCCCAATTCGTCGCCATGTTTAACTGGAGCAATATGGGCAGCTTTTTGGCCCTGTTTATTACCGATTTGCTTGAGCACTTGAACATGACGGGCGCACCTGTCATTATCGGACTGGCATTTCTGTCTGCATTCCTGTGTATGTTCATTGCAAGCGGCTCCGCGATCTGGTCGCTACTGGCACCGGTCTTTATCCCGATGTACATGGCGCTTGGCTACCATCCGGCATTTGCGCAAATCACGTTCCGGATCGCCGATTCGTCTGTCATCCCGTTTGCTATCGTGTCACCGTTTATCCCGCTCTTCCTGGGCTTTTTGCAGGAGTACAAAAAGGATGCCAAACTGGGAACCTACTATTCTTTGATCATGCCGTACCCGATTATTATCTTCATTGTCTGGACGCTGCTTTTGGTTGTCTGGTATTTCCTTGGACTGCCGATTGGACCTGGTGTATATCCGAAAATGTAA
- a CDS encoding M20 family metallopeptidase → MHTKRISEMIEQKRDTYIKVSDSIWDFAETRFEEYRSAELLAESLEREGFQVERGVGGIKTAFVGSFGTGSPVVAILGEFDALSGMSQKKGQATQEPAVPGANGHGCGHNLLGTASLAAAVAVKQYMEENNISGTVRYYGCPGEEGGSGKTFMARAGLFDDVDFALCWHPMGYNSIMAMDSLANYQVYFKFRGKSSHAAASPHLGRSALDAVELMNVGVNYLREHIIPEARVHYAVTNTGGLSPNVVQAYAEVLYLVRAPEVQQVQEIYERVCKIAEGAALMTGTVVEIVFDKACSNLVQNQTLEEVMYRNYQELGVPVHDEEELKLAKAVRATLSPEELQTSQKEFPGGPDADMVTWLNPYNGDLIPLNGSTDVGDVSRITPTAQCTTACFVNGSTLHSWQWVSLGGTSIGHKGMLHAGKVMASTAIDMLQHPELIEKAQEELRQRMGGKPYVCPIPEGVQPSVKK, encoded by the coding sequence ATGCATACAAAACGAATTTCGGAAATGATCGAACAAAAACGGGATACTTATATCAAAGTAAGCGACAGCATTTGGGACTTTGCTGAAACGCGTTTTGAAGAATATCGCTCGGCCGAGCTGCTGGCGGAGTCACTGGAGCGCGAAGGCTTTCAGGTAGAAAGAGGCGTAGGCGGCATCAAAACCGCCTTTGTCGGAAGCTTTGGAACTGGCAGTCCGGTCGTCGCGATCCTGGGTGAGTTTGACGCGCTGTCCGGAATGAGTCAGAAAAAAGGGCAGGCCACACAAGAACCTGCGGTCCCTGGTGCAAATGGCCACGGTTGCGGGCATAATCTGCTCGGTACAGCCTCGCTGGCCGCAGCGGTTGCGGTTAAGCAGTACATGGAAGAAAATAACATTTCGGGGACGGTTCGCTATTACGGTTGCCCGGGTGAGGAAGGCGGCTCCGGCAAAACCTTCATGGCGCGTGCCGGTCTGTTTGACGATGTCGATTTCGCCCTGTGCTGGCATCCGATGGGATATAACAGCATCATGGCGATGGATTCGCTCGCCAACTATCAGGTGTATTTCAAATTTAGAGGAAAAAGCTCTCACGCCGCTGCCAGCCCGCATCTGGGCCGCAGCGCTCTCGATGCAGTGGAGCTGATGAACGTCGGCGTCAATTACCTGCGTGAGCATATCATCCCGGAAGCGCGCGTCCATTATGCCGTCACCAATACTGGCGGCCTTTCCCCCAACGTGGTGCAGGCATACGCGGAAGTGCTCTACCTGGTGCGTGCTCCCGAGGTGCAGCAGGTGCAGGAAATTTACGAACGAGTATGCAAAATCGCCGAAGGGGCGGCTCTAATGACCGGCACCGTGGTAGAGATCGTTTTCGACAAAGCATGCTCCAATCTGGTGCAAAACCAGACGCTGGAAGAGGTTATGTATCGCAACTACCAAGAGCTTGGAGTTCCTGTGCACGACGAGGAGGAGCTGAAGCTGGCCAAAGCCGTACGTGCGACGTTGAGCCCGGAAGAGCTGCAAACCTCGCAAAAAGAATTCCCTGGTGGACCAGATGCGGATATGGTCACCTGGCTGAACCCGTATAATGGCGACCTGATTCCGCTTAACGGTTCCACGGACGTCGGCGATGTCAGCCGGATTACACCAACCGCGCAATGCACAACCGCTTGCTTCGTCAACGGTTCCACGCTCCATTCCTGGCAATGGGTGTCGCTGGGGGGCACCTCCATCGGACATAAAGGCATGCTGCACGCCGGAAAAGTGATGGCGTCCACGGCTATCGATATGCTGCAGCATCCTGAGCTGATCGAAAAAGCGCAGGAAGAGCTAAGGCAAAGAATGGGCGGCAAGCCGTATGTTTGCCCGATCCCGGAAGGTGTTCAGCCGTCCGTTAAGAAGTAG
- the pdxA gene encoding 4-hydroxythreonine-4-phosphate dehydrogenase PdxA, which translates to MTMNNKPIIAITMGDAAGVGPEIIMKSLKDPAVYDACRPFVVGDAKMLERVKEIVQADLVVRTIQSVEEATFQPGVVECLDLNLLPADLPFGVVSAEAGNAAFRYLEKAIALANEKQIDAICTAPLNKEALHKGGHIYPGHTEILAKLTDTEDYSMMLSAPKLKVIHVTTHIGLIDAVKKITPDRVYKVIRLAHETLQKAGYAKPRICVCGINPHAGENGLFGYGEEEEKIVPAVEKAQQEGIEVVGPLPADTLFFRTVRGDFDIVVAMYHDQGHGPVKVLGLEAGVNITVGLPIIRTSVDHGTAFDIAGTGVADELSLKEAIRQAIELAPKRA; encoded by the coding sequence ATGACGATGAACAACAAACCGATTATTGCCATTACGATGGGTGACGCTGCCGGCGTAGGTCCGGAAATCATCATGAAGTCGCTGAAGGACCCAGCAGTGTATGACGCATGCCGTCCATTCGTGGTTGGCGACGCCAAAATGCTGGAACGCGTCAAAGAGATTGTTCAGGCAGATCTGGTCGTCCGTACGATCCAATCGGTCGAAGAAGCGACATTCCAGCCAGGAGTTGTCGAATGCCTTGACCTGAACCTGCTGCCTGCTGATCTGCCGTTTGGGGTTGTTTCAGCAGAAGCGGGCAATGCAGCGTTTCGCTATCTGGAAAAGGCGATTGCGCTTGCGAATGAAAAGCAGATTGATGCCATTTGTACAGCACCGTTGAACAAAGAAGCACTTCACAAGGGCGGCCACATCTATCCCGGACATACGGAGATTCTGGCCAAACTGACTGACACCGAAGACTACTCGATGATGCTGTCGGCACCCAAGCTGAAAGTGATTCATGTGACGACGCATATTGGATTGATCGATGCCGTGAAAAAAATTACGCCGGATCGTGTCTACAAAGTAATCCGACTGGCCCATGAAACTTTGCAAAAAGCTGGCTATGCCAAGCCGCGCATCTGCGTATGCGGGATCAATCCGCACGCCGGCGAGAACGGTTTGTTCGGCTATGGCGAAGAAGAAGAGAAAATCGTTCCCGCTGTTGAAAAGGCGCAGCAGGAGGGGATTGAAGTCGTCGGCCCGCTGCCTGCAGATACGTTGTTTTTCCGCACCGTTCGCGGAGATTTTGATATCGTAGTGGCGATGTACCATGACCAGGGTCACGGCCCGGTTAAAGTGCTGGGACTGGAAGCCGGGGTCAACATCACGGTGGGACTGCCGATTATTCGCACAAGCGTGGATCATGGAACGGCTTTTGACATCGCCGGCACAGGCGTTGCCGATGAGCTCAGCCTGAAAGAAGCGATTCGCCAGGCCATTGAACTGGCGCCCAAGCGTGCATAA
- a CDS encoding helix-turn-helix domain-containing protein, with protein MYRIGVVGPLPSVERIMAVANEFEHEIEFVPIVYEDAKEVSQIVMERSPDFNGWFFSGPIPFTIAKNVLSPDANMVYCPPTGSNLYRCFIQLSIDHDVAVKRVSIDMINSEGMFLHEQLAELGIPDIDQHVLTYDEHYDAQKIADFHVQLWRAGKTQGAFTTLATVERKLRSEGIPVYRIFMTKMEIRQAMKMVIEKARSSYFKDTQIGVEIIELEQFDTIAEKSTARYHLQNLELKVRQVLLHLCERLDGSLMANGNGRYQIFSSRGAIEREIDMLRTTVQQLSLDADVPVAVGIGFGETAFSAESNARKAIQHAKERNGYGIVIVQDDGVIVETVGENEQIAYAYRSSDKDLLEKLNKANVSVKTYHKIEALVQRMGWTSFTTSDIASYLSMTVRNAQRILGSLCEHGLAEYRGEELQATRGRPKKMYQLKK; from the coding sequence ATGTATCGAATCGGTGTTGTTGGACCGCTTCCTTCTGTCGAGCGGATCATGGCTGTGGCCAACGAGTTTGAACATGAAATCGAGTTCGTTCCGATTGTATATGAAGATGCCAAAGAAGTGAGCCAAATTGTGATGGAGCGCAGCCCCGATTTCAACGGCTGGTTTTTCTCCGGTCCGATTCCGTTCACCATCGCCAAAAATGTGCTGAGCCCCGATGCCAATATGGTGTATTGCCCGCCGACGGGCTCCAATTTGTATCGATGCTTTATTCAACTGTCTATCGACCATGATGTAGCCGTGAAAAGAGTCTCCATTGATATGATCAATTCGGAAGGGATGTTCCTGCATGAGCAGTTGGCGGAGCTGGGGATTCCCGATATTGACCAGCATGTGCTGACGTATGATGAGCATTATGATGCGCAGAAAATTGCCGATTTTCACGTGCAGCTCTGGCGGGCCGGGAAGACACAGGGAGCTTTTACCACACTCGCTACCGTTGAACGCAAGCTGCGAAGTGAAGGTATCCCCGTATACCGCATTTTTATGACGAAAATGGAAATTCGCCAAGCGATGAAGATGGTGATTGAAAAAGCGAGAAGCTCCTATTTCAAAGATACGCAGATCGGCGTCGAAATTATCGAGCTGGAGCAATTTGACACGATTGCCGAAAAGTCAACGGCCCGCTACCATTTGCAAAACCTGGAGCTGAAAGTGAGACAAGTGCTGCTCCATCTCTGCGAAAGACTGGACGGCTCGCTGATGGCCAACGGAAATGGACGCTACCAGATCTTTAGCTCTCGCGGCGCCATCGAACGGGAAATTGACATGCTGCGCACCACGGTACAGCAATTGTCGCTTGATGCCGATGTTCCGGTCGCGGTCGGCATCGGTTTTGGCGAGACGGCTTTTTCAGCAGAAAGCAACGCACGCAAAGCGATCCAGCATGCAAAAGAACGCAATGGCTACGGGATCGTGATCGTCCAGGATGACGGTGTGATCGTGGAAACAGTAGGGGAAAACGAACAGATTGCCTACGCCTACCGCTCCAGTGACAAAGACCTGTTGGAAAAGCTGAACAAGGCAAATGTCAGCGTCAAAACCTATCATAAAATCGAAGCGCTGGTTCAGCGAATGGGCTGGACTTCATTTACCACCTCGGACATCGCTTCGTACTTGTCGATGACGGTGCGAAATGCCCAGCGTATCTTGGGCAGCCTGTGCGAACACGGTTTGGCCGAGTATCGGGGAGAAGAGCTTCAGGCGACACGAGGACGGCCGAAGAAGATGTATCAGTTGAAAAAATAA
- a CDS encoding 2-hydroxyacid dehydrogenase: MNSKKIVVTRKIPQEVLELLKSRAEVYVWDSDEESIPQDVLLAEVRDAAAIFTNVADSINKTVLDAAPALQVVATMAVGYDNIDVKEATRRGIPVGHTPGVLTETTADLTFSLLMATARRIPEADRFVREDKWKSWSPMLLTGQDIYGATIGIIGMGRIGEAVAKRATGFDMKILYHNRSRRPEAEAALGAKCRELDDLLREADYVVLMAPASQETRKLMGEREFSLMKPNAIFINSSRGTNVDEEALYLVLKEKRIWAAGLDVFEQEPIRADHPLLSLDNVVVAPHIGSASIATRTKMAMMTAENILRGLAGEKLLHTVNGEVYEK, from the coding sequence GTGAATAGCAAAAAGATTGTGGTAACGAGGAAAATTCCGCAAGAAGTGCTTGAGCTTTTGAAATCACGCGCTGAGGTCTATGTATGGGATTCCGATGAAGAGTCCATTCCGCAGGACGTTTTGCTTGCAGAGGTTCGAGATGCAGCAGCAATCTTTACCAATGTTGCCGATTCGATTAACAAGACGGTCCTGGATGCTGCCCCGGCCTTGCAGGTGGTGGCGACGATGGCAGTCGGCTACGACAATATTGACGTCAAAGAGGCAACTCGCCGCGGGATTCCGGTCGGACATACCCCTGGTGTCCTGACAGAAACGACGGCTGATCTAACGTTTTCACTGCTGATGGCAACGGCCAGACGGATACCGGAAGCGGATCGCTTTGTCCGTGAAGACAAATGGAAAAGCTGGTCGCCGATGCTGTTGACCGGACAGGATATTTACGGGGCTACGATCGGGATTATCGGCATGGGCCGAATCGGGGAAGCCGTAGCCAAACGTGCCACGGGCTTTGACATGAAAATTCTCTATCACAACCGGAGCCGCAGGCCAGAGGCGGAAGCCGCGCTGGGTGCGAAATGCCGCGAGCTGGATGATTTGCTGCGCGAAGCGGATTACGTGGTGCTGATGGCACCGGCCTCGCAGGAGACGCGCAAGCTGATGGGAGAGCGGGAGTTTTCTCTGATGAAGCCAAACGCGATTTTCATCAATTCCTCACGCGGCACAAATGTGGACGAGGAAGCGCTGTACCTGGTGTTGAAGGAAAAACGCATATGGGCAGCCGGCCTGGACGTATTTGAGCAGGAACCCATCCGGGCAGATCATCCGCTCCTGTCCCTCGACAATGTAGTAGTGGCTCCTCATATCGGCAGTGCCAGCATCGCTACACGAACAAAAATGGCGATGATGACCGCAGAAAACATTTTGCGCGGGCTGGCCGGAGAAAAGCTGCTGCATACAGTGAACGGCGAGGTCTATGAAAAGTAA
- a CDS encoding NAD-dependent epimerase/dehydratase family protein → MIDLLPNRIGYYLLTSTMSVYEARIRFIDSDDAARFLLHAAENRLLGPYNAGSPGDISLQELLDRISAATGKEALITDSSNSRSRSPYDVGHSFSLDVSKAVSSGFRFRWLDDILKELIPYFLQRR, encoded by the coding sequence GTGATTGATCTTTTGCCGAACCGAATCGGCTACTACCTGCTGACGTCAACCATGTCGGTCTACGAAGCCCGGATCAGATTCATCGACTCTGACGACGCTGCCCGTTTCCTTTTGCACGCTGCCGAAAACAGACTGCTTGGTCCGTACAACGCTGGTTCTCCTGGCGACATTTCTCTGCAAGAACTGCTGGACCGTATTTCTGCTGCAACGGGAAAGGAAGCACTCATCACCGACTCAAGTAACTCTCGTTCCCGCTCTCCCTACGATGTCGGCCATTCCTTCTCCCTGGATGTCAGCAAAGCGGTCTCGTCGGGCTTCCGTTTCCGCTGGCTAGATGATATTCTGAAGGAGTTAATTCCGTATTTTTTACAGAGACGATAA
- a CDS encoding hydroxyacid-oxoacid transhydrogenase has protein sequence MRSSWEFFSTERIVFGNGSIRELDKILQRLKAKNVFLITDPGIKGAGIADKVIQLLEQADYKVVVYDQAIPEPPIQTAIDCYEFAKAHMDTDAIIGLGGGSSIDLAKVVALLMAHGGHPRDYFGEHRVPGPIAPLIAIPTTAGTGSEVTSVAVLADLENNLKIGISDNFLRPAVALLDPELTVGLPPYVTACSGIDALSHAVEAYTAKDYRYIQAEGELLFKGSLPLADALAFKAIELISQNLVLAVQQGSNLEARGNMLLGSLLAGMAFSNAGTAAAHAMAYPIGGLVKSPHGEVTGLLLPYVMEYNTAVEQEKMAKIALAFGVNPAGKTEQELASQAWQEVYKLLEMIGLPTKLSQIGIKEEDLPEIASKSLEINRLIRNNPRVPNQKSLEELLRKAL, from the coding sequence ATGAGAAGCTCATGGGAGTTTTTTTCTACAGAGAGAATTGTGTTCGGAAATGGTTCGATTCGTGAACTGGATAAAATCCTGCAGCGTCTCAAAGCCAAAAATGTCTTTTTGATCACCGACCCGGGCATCAAGGGTGCAGGAATTGCAGATAAGGTGATTCAGCTTTTGGAACAAGCGGACTACAAGGTGGTCGTTTACGATCAAGCGATTCCAGAACCGCCGATTCAAACCGCGATTGACTGCTACGAGTTTGCCAAAGCGCATATGGATACAGACGCGATCATCGGTCTGGGCGGCGGAAGCAGCATCGATCTGGCCAAGGTCGTAGCGCTGCTCATGGCTCACGGCGGCCATCCGAGAGATTATTTTGGCGAGCATCGTGTGCCAGGGCCGATCGCGCCGTTGATCGCGATTCCGACCACAGCGGGAACCGGCTCTGAAGTGACGTCTGTCGCTGTTCTGGCAGATCTGGAAAACAACTTGAAAATCGGTATTTCTGACAACTTCCTGCGCCCTGCCGTAGCTCTGCTTGACCCTGAGCTGACAGTCGGCCTGCCGCCGTACGTCACCGCTTGCTCCGGCATTGATGCCTTGTCCCATGCGGTTGAGGCTTATACGGCAAAGGATTACCGTTACATTCAGGCAGAAGGGGAGCTTTTGTTCAAAGGATCGCTGCCTCTCGCGGATGCCCTTGCTTTTAAAGCGATTGAACTGATTTCTCAAAACCTGGTGCTCGCCGTTCAGCAAGGCAGCAACCTGGAAGCGCGGGGCAATATGCTGCTGGGCAGCCTGCTCGCCGGCATGGCCTTCTCCAACGCGGGAACAGCGGCTGCACACGCGATGGCATATCCGATCGGTGGATTGGTCAAATCTCCGCATGGTGAGGTAACCGGTCTGCTACTGCCTTACGTCATGGAGTACAACACCGCCGTTGAACAGGAAAAAATGGCGAAAATTGCGCTCGCTTTTGGCGTGAACCCGGCTGGTAAAACCGAACAGGAGTTGGCCAGTCAAGCTTGGCAGGAAGTGTACAAGCTGCTCGAAATGATCGGCCTTCCAACGAAACTGTCCCAGATCGGCATCAAGGAAGAGGATTTGCCGGAAATCGCCAGCAAATCTCTCGAAATCAACCGCCTGATTCGCAACAACCCGCGTGTGCCTAACCAGAAGAGCCTTGAAGAGCTGCTGCGCAAAGCGCTGTAA
- a CDS encoding amidohydrolase: MLDLVSLRRDFHMHPEVGFTEFRTASKVAEILASLGYEVLIGPEAMDGDARRGLPPADVLEAAYERALRDGANPQIVEKMRGGYTAVIGIKKGSKEGPTVAFRFDMDALPVLESTDMDHVPQAKGFRSRYEGNMHACAHDGHTTIGLGLAEKLADGNFSGTVKLIFQPAEEGVRGAYSIVQKGHLDDVDYLFCHHLGTNVPLGEVHGASLGFLATTKMVAHFHGVSSHAGATPEKGRNALLGAATALLNIHGISRFSTGSTRVNVGVLEGGTAANIIPQYAKMVVETRSVAEEINAELEQRVRTIIAHSAAMHELDYEIEVVGGAIPINSDLDLAELAMEEARAVEGFTSFKVSDSNSMGSEDASFMIKRVQERGGKGTYMAIGTDIPAPHHHPKFDIQEEILPRAVALLHRIATRFLT; this comes from the coding sequence ATGTTGGATCTAGTTTCACTACGAAGAGATTTTCATATGCACCCAGAGGTTGGTTTTACAGAATTTCGCACAGCCTCCAAGGTAGCCGAAATCCTTGCTTCACTGGGTTATGAGGTTCTGATAGGGCCGGAAGCGATGGATGGTGACGCGCGCCGGGGTCTTCCGCCGGCAGACGTTTTGGAGGCCGCGTATGAGCGTGCGCTGCGGGACGGAGCCAATCCGCAGATTGTAGAAAAAATGCGGGGCGGGTACACAGCGGTTATCGGAATCAAAAAAGGAAGCAAAGAGGGTCCGACTGTCGCCTTCCGCTTTGATATGGATGCACTTCCCGTCCTGGAAAGCACCGACATGGACCACGTGCCGCAGGCAAAAGGCTTTCGCTCCCGTTATGAGGGAAACATGCACGCCTGTGCGCATGACGGTCATACCACGATTGGTCTTGGACTGGCGGAAAAGCTGGCCGATGGCAATTTCTCCGGTACGGTCAAGCTGATTTTCCAACCAGCGGAGGAAGGGGTGCGCGGTGCCTACTCCATCGTTCAAAAAGGCCACCTCGATGATGTAGACTATCTTTTCTGCCATCATTTGGGGACCAATGTGCCGCTTGGCGAGGTGCATGGGGCCTCCCTCGGATTTTTGGCGACGACCAAAATGGTGGCTCATTTTCACGGTGTTTCTTCCCACGCAGGAGCCACGCCGGAAAAAGGACGAAACGCTCTGCTGGGAGCAGCCACTGCCCTGTTGAACATCCATGGCATTTCCCGTTTCAGCACAGGATCGACACGCGTAAACGTAGGCGTCCTGGAGGGCGGAACGGCGGCCAATATCATTCCGCAGTACGCAAAAATGGTCGTGGAAACCCGTTCAGTGGCTGAGGAGATCAACGCAGAGCTGGAGCAGCGTGTCCGCACGATTATCGCCCACAGTGCTGCGATGCATGAGCTGGACTATGAAATCGAGGTCGTGGGAGGAGCGATTCCGATCAACAGCGACCTGGATCTTGCCGAGCTGGCTATGGAAGAAGCGCGGGCGGTCGAAGGCTTTACCTCCTTCAAAGTGAGCGATTCCAATTCCATGGGCAGTGAAGACGCCAGCTTCATGATCAAGCGCGTCCAGGAACGGGGCGGAAAAGGCACGTACATGGCGATCGGGACCGATATTCCGGCACCGCATCACCACCCCAAATTTGATATCCAGGAAGAAATTTTGCCGCGTGCCGTAGCACTGTTGCATCGCATTGCCACGAGATTTTTGACGTGA
- a CDS encoding molybdopterin-dependent oxidoreductase, translating to MKSKQWYRSLHAVHAIVLLCLLATGACLYLPGLRSLLSGWVHLLRSVHIGIGLLYLLLLLYALVPMIRYLRRDPRWTKTFHVCLQFSLGLGWGLSGIYLWINDTNYLGLRQFASLLHDLLSLLIIPWVLGHIALWYARKDRQRTVLPTSPAIVPDQKGAFRTLAEKSADTPGSKLLTRREVILLFVGGLTSFLFGGVLRWFQPLTQAFREQLDAGKRRGYFRIYSVRSENPSFDPEEWRLQIDGIVKQQHEFTFNELVSLPVREMTKDFHCVTGWSVTQVEWKGVPFSALIEWVQPDPAGIYVKMYSADQLYTETYELSQLLQDNVLLAFELDGQPLSPQQGSPLRLVHPDMYGYKSIKWLNRIEFTEQRGLGYWEEKEGYDLNGYIT from the coding sequence ATGAAAAGTAAACAGTGGTATCGATCCCTGCACGCAGTTCACGCAATTGTGCTGCTTTGCTTGCTTGCAACCGGTGCCTGTCTGTACCTGCCCGGACTGCGCTCCCTTTTGTCAGGGTGGGTACATTTGCTCCGCTCTGTCCATATTGGCATCGGACTTCTCTACCTGCTATTGCTGCTGTATGCGCTCGTTCCGATGATTCGCTACCTGCGGCGCGATCCGCGCTGGACCAAGACTTTTCATGTCTGCCTCCAGTTTTCGCTGGGGCTCGGCTGGGGATTGAGCGGCATTTATTTGTGGATAAACGATACCAATTATTTGGGACTCAGGCAATTTGCCTCGCTGCTGCACGATCTGCTCAGCCTCTTGATCATTCCCTGGGTGCTGGGACATATCGCTCTGTGGTACGCAAGAAAAGACAGACAGCGGACCGTATTGCCGACCTCGCCCGCGATCGTGCCGGATCAGAAGGGAGCTTTCCGTACCTTGGCCGAAAAAAGTGCGGATACGCCTGGCAGCAAGCTCTTGACGCGGCGAGAAGTCATTCTTTTGTTCGTCGGCGGTCTGACGTCATTTCTGTTCGGCGGTGTGCTGCGCTGGTTTCAGCCGTTGACGCAGGCGTTTCGGGAACAGCTGGATGCAGGAAAGCGGCGCGGCTATTTTCGCATTTACTCGGTTCGCAGCGAAAACCCGAGCTTTGACCCGGAGGAATGGCGGCTGCAAATCGACGGGATCGTCAAACAACAACATGAGTTTACGTTCAATGAACTGGTCAGTCTGCCGGTCCGCGAAATGACCAAAGATTTTCACTGCGTCACGGGCTGGAGTGTGACACAGGTGGAGTGGAAGGGTGTTCCGTTTTCTGCGCTGATCGAATGGGTACAGCCAGATCCGGCAGGCATCTACGTGAAAATGTACAGTGCGGATCAGTTGTATACGGAGACGTACGAGTTGTCGCAGCTTTTGCAGGACAATGTGCTGCTTGCCTTTGAGCTTGACGGGCAGCCGCTGTCGCCGCAACAGGGGTCACCGCTGCGCCTGGTTCATCCCGATATGTACGGGTACAAATCGATCAAATGGCTGAATCGCATCGAGTTTACCGAGCAGCGCGGATTGGGGTATTGGGAAGAAAAAGAGGGGTATGACTTGAATGGCTACATTACGTAG